DNA sequence from the Bacteroidota bacterium genome:
AATGCTTCCATTTCGCCTATCTGTCCGCGGGTTACAATCTTCTCTTCTCCCGTTACAATCTGGCTGTAGTCTTTCAGGCTTTCTACTACCTGTATTTCATCATAGTAAACCCGGACCATGTTTTTGTTGACGTTGAAAAACCGAAAAGGCCTCTCTGCGCTTGGAGGAGAGAGCTGATCCAGTACTTTAACTGCCGGCGTTGTCGCGCGCTCAAGTTTATTTACTGCTTTAAGGAAAAGCGAAAACGCAATGGGCTTCATCAGATAGTCGACTACTCCTTCTTCAAATCCATCCAGCGCATATTCGTGGTACGCCGTGGTCAATATCGTTTGCGGGCGTTGCTGGAGGCTCCGCAGGAAATCCAGTCCTTTTAACTTGGGCAGGTGGATATCCAGAAAAATTACGTCAATGGGAGTTTGGTGGAGCTGTTCCAGTGCAAAGATCGCGTCGCTACAGTGGCCCTGCAATTCAAGGAATGCTACCTGTCCGATATAGTCCGTCAGCACCTCTGCAGCCAGCGGTTCATCTTCAATAATCAAACACTTGAGCGGTACGCTATCCATTGTCGTGGTTGAGTTGGATGCACAGATGTACGTTAAACACGTCGCCTTCAGGTGCAGCTTTTAAAGAGTAATTATCGCGGTAGATGAGGTCGAGCTGTCGTTTGACGTTGGTGAGTCCGATGCCGGCAGCGTGTGCCGGCGCATCTTCTCCCCGTCCGTTTATAACGTAGAAGTTCAGCATGCCATCTGCAATGTTTAACTCAATGGTGACGAACGTTTCGCTCCTTGTTTCGCTAACCCCGTGTTTGAAGGCGTTTTCTACAAACGGCAACAGAAGCAACGGCGGAATGGTGACATGCATCTCTTTAATATCCACATTAAACACCACAACCAGCCGGTCATCATATCGCAATTTTTCCAGTGCAACATAGTCGCGGATGACTGTAACCTCATTTTCAACAGGGATGGTTGGACTGCTACATTCCTGGAGGATGTATCGGACAATGTTGGATAACTTGAGGATGTAATCCGCCGTTGCATTGTCGTCTTTCCGTGCAAGTCCGTACAGGTTGTTGAGGGTATTAAACAGAAAGTGCGGGTTGGTTTGTGCCTTCAGGAAGCTGAGTTCAGCAGCGCGTTTCTCTTTCTGAAGGGCAACCTCCTTCTTTCGGAAAGCCATACTGCCGATCAACAGCTTCACAGAGGCGGCCAGTCCAAGCGC
Encoded proteins:
- a CDS encoding histidine kinase, which encodes MYQRISRHIFFWFCFVTLYVIQDLLFPPPSDLVYPVWQRVLRFFFSELSLLPWKAIPFYALFYFLIPRYFSKGAYIKTIVFFLLVLAVCVLGYRSMIAPISQLLYNESPDFNVYSLKRLLYTTTDLLPALGLAASVKLLIGSMAFRKKEVALQKEKRAAELSFLKAQTNPHFLFNTLNNLYGLARKDDNATADYILKLSNIVRYILQECSSPTIPVENEVTVIRDYVALEKLRYDDRLVVVFNVDIKEMHVTIPPLLLLPFVENAFKHGVSETRSETFVTIELNIADGMLNFYVINGRGEDAPAHAAGIGLTNVKRQLDLIYRDNYSLKAAPEGDVFNVHLCIQLNHDNG
- a CDS encoding LytTR family DNA-binding domain-containing protein, coding for MDSVPLKCLIIEDEPLAAEVLTDYIGQVAFLELQGHCSDAIFALEQLHQTPIDVIFLDIHLPKLKGLDFLRSLQQRPQTILTTAYHEYALDGFEEGVVDYLMKPIAFSLFLKAVNKLERATTPAVKVLDQLSPPSAERPFRFFNVNKNMVRVYYDEIQVVESLKDYSQIVTGEEKIVTRGQIGEMEALLEGQGFMRIHRSYIVNLDHIKAFSANDITVAGRQFPIGRSYKAAVANALAAYFKQS